A section of the Branchiostoma lanceolatum isolate klBraLanc5 chromosome 19, klBraLanc5.hap2, whole genome shotgun sequence genome encodes:
- the LOC136425904 gene encoding uncharacterized protein: MPGDDKPQYVVMATDRKLPQFTGLPSKPGDLNVDEFILECKRSFKVWGTPKDQQGFLVGRACVGEAKAQVQLLNDANKDDVDIVFVHLREAYADKAPFSALIQAFYARQQLPGESIRQYSLALQTVMRRASDKDVDNKQLPNPDLTLRDKFIAGLRDQALRKDLLKLMREKNDSKFKDVREEALHLSGEYDEEIRSEPTMRVAMQTAERHSSPDSSSLCAQVAQLTVELAAIKGHMSQQGAASQQGAPFRSSYRPRGLPGDKWTPDGRPICRRCGGPGHMARACFSDYNQGNTYSNPRPAPYTGSQGN; the protein is encoded by the coding sequence ATGCCTGGAGACGATAAGCCTCAGTATGTGGTGATGGCCACTGACCGTAAGCTCCCCCAGTTTACCGGGCTCCCGTCTAAACCGGGTGACCTAAACGTTGATGAATTTATACTCGAGTGTAAAAGGTCTTTTAAGGTTTGGGGGACGCCCAAAGACCAGCAGGGTTTTCTAGTCGGCCGCGCTTGCGTGGGAGAGGCAAAAGCACAAGTGCAGCTGCTAAACGACGCAAATAAAGATGATGTAGATATTGTTTTCGTGCACTTAAGGGAGGCATACGCCGATAAGGCTCCGTTTTCGGCCCTGATTCAGGCCTTCTATGCCCGCCAGCAGCTGCCCGGGGAGTCGATCAGACAATATTCCTTGGCGCTACAGACTGTCATGCGTCGCGCTAGCGACAAAGACGTCGATAACAAACAACTGCCAAACCCTGACCTCACCCTGCGAGACAAATTTATCGCAGGGCTTCGCGATCAGGCCCTTCGAAAAGACCTGCTTAAACTGATGAGGGAAAAGAATGACAGTAAGTTTAAGGACGTCAGAGAGGAAGCCCTACATTTAAGCGGGGAGTATGACGAGGAAATTAGATCAGAGCCGACCATGAGGGTGGCAATGCAGACGGCAGAGAGGCATAGCTCCCCAGACAGCAGTAGCTTGTGCGCCCAGGTTGCACAGTTAACGGTGGAACTCGCCGCCATTAAGGGGCACATGAGCCAACAGGGCGCAGCTAGTCAGCAGGGCGCACCCTTTCGCAGTTCATATAGGCCACGTGGCCTCCCGGGCGACAAGTGGACCCCCGACGGAAGGCCGATTTGCCGTCGGTGTGGCGGCCCTGGCCACATGGCCCGCGCGTGTTTTTCTGACTATAACCAAGGTAACACGTACAGCAACCCTCGCCCCGCCCCGTACACTGGCAGTCAGGGAAACTAA
- the LOC136425426 gene encoding tetratricopeptide repeat protein 38-like, producing the protein MLACHNYWHWAVYHIEKGEYTAALDIYDNECGVRSKGSGPLLDIVDSCSLLYRLNMEGVDVGSRWEDLYETCRPHADDHILIFNDLHVLMSCLGAKQDEAAKKLVNALKSFVSEHQGTQSDIAKKFGVAMCEAFLAYDKGDFAKAVDLLAPVRYQVVTIGGSNAQRDLFNLFLIHAAIKSSEKRHHRLARNLLLERKALKKSAPMTDRLIAKAMAMHGD; encoded by the exons ATGCTTGCGTGCCATAACTACTGGCACTGGGCGGTGTACCACATTGAGAAGGGTGAGTACACGGCTGCGCTGGACATCTATGATAACGAGTGCGGGGTCCGCTCTAAAGGCTCGGGGCCTCTACTGGACATCGTGGATTCCTGCTCACTGCTCTACAGGCTCAACATGGAAG GTGTTGATGTTGGCAGCAGGTGGGAGGACTTGTACGAGACCTGCCGACCTCACGCGGACGATCACATCCTGATCTTTAACGACCTTCATGTCCTGATGTCGTGTCTCGGAGCCAAGCAGGACGAGGCCGCCAAGAAGCTCGTCAACGCTCTGAAGAGCTTTGTCag TGAGCACCAGGGCACGCAGTCGGACATTGCTAAGAAGTTCGGTGTCGCGATGTGCGAGGCGTTTCTTGCCTACGACAAAGGCGACTTTGCCAAAGCTGTGGACCTCCTGGCTCCAGTGCGGTACCAGGTGGTCACGATAGGAGGCAGCAATGCACAG CGTGACCTGTTCAACCTGTTCTTGATCCACGCTGCCATCAAGTCATCCGAGAAGCGTCACCACCGGCTGGCCAGAAATCTGCTGCTGGAGAGGAAGGCTCTGAAGAAGTCAGCCCCGATGACAGACAGGCTCATTGCCAAGGCCATGGCCATGCACGGGGATTAA